In a genomic window of Gemmatimonadetes bacterium T265:
- a CDS encoding antibiotic biosynthesis monooxygenase — MTPLLARTWRGTTDAADADAYLAYLRATGLAAYAATPGNRGVFAFRRVADGRAEWLLVTLWDSLDAVRAFAGARAGDADPTRAVFYPEDDRFLTVRDDSATHYDVVYAGGAGE, encoded by the coding sequence GTGACCCCGCTGCTCGCCCGCACCTGGCGCGGTACGACCGACGCCGCCGACGCCGACGCGTACCTCGCCTACTTGCGCGCGACCGGCCTCGCCGCCTACGCCGCGACGCCCGGCAACCGTGGCGTGTTCGCTTTCCGCCGCGTCGCCGATGGGCGCGCCGAGTGGCTGCTGGTGACGCTCTGGGACTCGCTGGACGCGGTGCGCGCCTTCGCCGGCGCGCGGGCAGGCGACGCGGACCCGACCCGCGCGGTGTTCTACCCCGAGGACGACCGCTTCCTGACCGTCCGCGACGACTCCGCCACGCACTACGACGTCGTGTACGCGGGCGGGGCCGGTGAGTAG